In a single window of the Manis pentadactyla isolate mManPen7 chromosome 14, mManPen7.hap1, whole genome shotgun sequence genome:
- the TCTN1 gene encoding tectonic-1 isoform X2, which produces MKTSSGFSLNAESDVSFTPKLDTPKTAKYEYGVPLQTSDSFLRFPSPLTSSLCTDNNPAAFLVNQAVGCTRRINVEQCEAAEALSMAHYSSPKILRVPGSTTKVPITVRSITVRSLNKTLTRLQDTAKLRQALVGAGDIAICINVVLEVKYSLTYTDAGEVTKADLSLLLGTVNSAVLPLHQKFEISFIQQGTKPVPLSGNPGYVVGLPLAAGFQPRRGSGIIQTRNRYGQLTILRSIAEQDCFAGIRTPVLFGYNMQSGCKLRLTRAITCPLVMQKVKGLLKGQGFPDYVASFGNSRAQDVLDWVPVHFVTQISHVKDSCQLPVALVIEVKWTKYGSLLNPQAKIVNVTANLISSLFPETNSGNERMILISTTVTFVDVSAPAEAGFRPTINAKLPFNFFFPFV; this is translated from the exons ATGAAAACATCTAGTGGTTTTTCATTGAATGCAGAATCAGATGTTTCTTTTACACCCAAATTGGATACTCCAAAGACTGCCAAATATGAG TATGGGGTTCCCCTGCAGACTTCAGATTCGTTTTTGAGATTTCCTTCTCCCCTCACATCATCTCTGTGCACTGATAATAACCCTGCAG CATTTCTGGTGAACCAAGCTGTTGGCTGCACCAGAAGAATAAATGTGGAGCAGTGTGAAGCAGCTGAAGCCCTCAGCATGGCTCATTACAGCAGCCCTAAAATTTTGAGG GTGCCTGGTTCAACAACAAAG GTCCCAATTACTGTACGGTCCATCACTGTCAGATCTCTAAATAAAACACTAACCCGGCTGCAAGACACTGCCAAATTGAGGCAGGCTCTTGTTGGGGCCGGGGACATTGCAATCTGCATTAACGTCGTTCTTGAG gtgaAGTACAGCCTCACATACACAGACGCAGGTGAAGTAACAAAAGCCGACCTCTCGCTCCTTCTGGGGACTGTTAACAGTGCAGTGCTTCCGCTCCATCAAAAGTTTGAAATTAGTTTTATTCAG CAAGGTACAAAGCCAGTTCCTCTCAGTGGAAATCCTGGTTATGTTGTGGGACTCCCATTAGCTGCTGGATTTCAGCCTCGGAGAGG GTCCGGGATTATTCAGACCAGGAATAGATACGGACAATTAACTATTCTTCGTAGTATAGCTGAGCAAGACTGCTTTGCAGGGATCCGGACCCCAGTATTATTTGGTTACAATATGCAGTCTGGCTGTAAACTAAG ACTGACCAGAGCTATCACATGTCCGCTTGTAATGCAGAAGGTGAAGGGCTTGCTGAAGGGCCAGGGCTTCCCAGATTATGTGGCCTCTTTTGGAAATTCCAGGGCTCAGGATGTGCTGGACTGGGTGCCTGTCCACTTTGTCACCCAGATATCCCACGTGAAG GATTCTTGCCAACTCCCAGTGGCTTTGGTTATAGAAGTGAAGTGGACAAAATACGGATCCTTATTGAATCCACAGGCTAAAATAGTAAATGTAACTGCAAATCTAATTTCATCcttatttcctgag ACCAACTCAGGAAATGAGAGGATGATTCTTATTTCCACCACGGTCACATTTGTGGATGTATCTGCACCTGCAGAGGCAGGCTTCCGACCAACCATCAATGCCAAGcttccctttaatttcttcttccCATTTGTCTGA